The Hydrogenophaga crocea genome contains a region encoding:
- a CDS encoding MFS transporter: MTQVAGFLQNPSLFHRVLVRSRILRTTPAGITGNTMQTASTRRGADATPSSDTSLVIRLGLSQLVAWGALHYIIGVFGADIARSMGWSAVRVHGGFSVSLVVMGLSSRWVGEWIDRHGGRRAMSMGFWIGASGCVLLALSKDVATFYLAWVVLGFAMRLSLYDAAFASLVKVKGVQSQQSMTVITLFGGLASTAFWPLGHALASVWGWRGALVAYAAILVVSSLLLRTIPRAATAQGVARTEPAGSETVLPVPLEAAKTAAYGLGATLILFMQAGMAAHFIELLSRLGWAIGAVVAMSTMLGIGQLLGRLYMVFHGHRFPILWMNLLPPSLLLLSYGLYFNGGQSIVLAGAFALLYGAGNGISTITRGAVPVALFGAKGYGARVGRVLRPAFFASAAAPMAFAWTITQWGAQATVSINVAFSAILLGTAGTLIHLDRKTRRST; the protein is encoded by the coding sequence GTGACGCAGGTAGCAGGCTTCCTGCAAAACCCGTCCTTGTTCCATAGAGTGCTTGTGCGCTCCCGCATCTTGAGAACAACACCCGCCGGGATCACAGGCAACACCATGCAGACGGCAAGCACTCGCCGCGGGGCTGACGCAACGCCCAGCTCAGACACCTCCCTCGTGATCCGCCTCGGGCTGTCGCAACTGGTGGCCTGGGGGGCGCTGCACTACATCATCGGGGTCTTCGGTGCCGACATCGCCCGTTCCATGGGCTGGAGTGCGGTGCGCGTGCATGGCGGCTTCTCCGTTTCCCTGGTGGTGATGGGTTTGAGTTCGCGTTGGGTCGGGGAATGGATCGATCGCCATGGAGGGCGCCGGGCGATGTCGATGGGCTTCTGGATCGGGGCCAGCGGCTGCGTTCTGCTTGCGCTCTCAAAAGACGTCGCGACGTTCTATCTGGCCTGGGTGGTGCTCGGTTTCGCCATGCGCCTGTCGCTCTACGACGCCGCGTTCGCCTCGCTGGTCAAGGTGAAGGGCGTGCAATCGCAGCAGTCCATGACGGTGATCACTCTGTTCGGCGGTCTGGCCTCTACCGCGTTCTGGCCGCTCGGTCATGCGCTTGCTTCGGTTTGGGGATGGCGTGGTGCCCTGGTTGCCTACGCAGCCATTCTGGTGGTCTCGTCGCTGCTGCTGAGGACCATTCCGCGCGCGGCGACCGCGCAGGGCGTGGCGCGAACCGAGCCGGCCGGCAGCGAGACGGTCTTGCCGGTGCCGCTTGAAGCCGCCAAGACCGCCGCCTACGGTCTGGGCGCCACCCTCATCCTGTTCATGCAGGCCGGCATGGCAGCGCACTTCATCGAATTGCTGTCGCGGCTGGGTTGGGCGATCGGGGCGGTGGTCGCCATGTCCACGATGCTGGGCATCGGGCAGCTTCTGGGGCGTCTCTACATGGTGTTTCATGGCCACCGGTTTCCCATCTTGTGGATGAACCTGCTGCCCCCCAGCCTGCTGCTGCTGAGCTATGGCCTGTACTTCAACGGCGGCCAATCGATCGTGCTCGCTGGCGCCTTTGCGCTGCTCTATGGTGCTGGTAACGGTATATCAACCATCACGCGGGGCGCGGTACCCGTTGCCTTGTTTGGTGCCAAGGGTTATGGCGCTCGCGTCGGCCGCGTACTGCGGCCGGCGTTCTTTGCATCGGCCGCTGCGCCGATGGCCTTTGCGTGGACTATCACGCAGTGGGGCGCGCAGGCAACGGTGAGCATCAACGTCGCGTTCTCGGCCATCCTGCTGGGCACCGCAGGGACGCTGATTCATCTCGACAGGAAAACCAGGAGATCGACATGA
- a CDS encoding SDR family NAD(P)-dependent oxidoreductase translates to MSKETRGTVIVTGGGRGIGAEVVQLCAQAGHDVLFTYVSKPHRAREVVDRCVPYGVKVVAVQADVRDPMLANAVVEQAERLSAVIGLVNNAGITSRIGSFLDVDIDTMRDVLDVNVLGTMVMCQAVVRHWVGRGSGGSIVNVSSIAATLGSPGEYVHYAGSKAAVEGFTIGLAKEFADQGIRANVVSPGTTDTEIHALSGEPGRAERVAPKIPMKRAGDPREIAEAIAWMLSDKASYVTGTVLRVAGGL, encoded by the coding sequence ATGAGCAAGGAGACGCGAGGAACGGTGATCGTGACGGGAGGCGGCAGAGGCATCGGTGCCGAGGTCGTCCAACTGTGTGCCCAGGCTGGCCACGACGTCTTGTTCACCTATGTCAGCAAGCCCCATCGGGCCCGGGAGGTGGTGGACCGGTGTGTACCTTACGGCGTGAAGGTGGTGGCCGTGCAGGCCGACGTTCGGGATCCCATGCTGGCCAACGCAGTGGTGGAGCAGGCAGAGAGACTCTCCGCCGTGATCGGGCTGGTCAACAACGCCGGCATCACCAGCCGGATTGGATCATTCCTCGATGTGGACATCGACACCATGCGCGACGTACTGGACGTCAACGTGCTCGGCACGATGGTGATGTGCCAGGCCGTTGTACGGCACTGGGTTGGGCGTGGTTCGGGTGGCAGCATCGTCAACGTGTCCTCCATCGCTGCCACGCTGGGCTCGCCCGGGGAGTACGTCCACTACGCGGGGTCCAAAGCGGCCGTCGAAGGCTTCACCATCGGACTGGCCAAGGAGTTTGCGGACCAGGGCATCCGCGCCAACGTGGTTTCGCCAGGGACCACCGACACCGAAATTCATGCCCTCTCGGGCGAGCCCGGCCGGGCCGAGCGTGTCGCGCCAAAGATTCCGATGAAGCGGGCAGGGGACCCGCGCGAGATTGCGGAGGCCATTGCCTGGATGCTCTCGGACAAGGCGTCCTATGTCACTGGCACGGTGCTGCGTGTCGCCGGGGGACTTTGA
- a CDS encoding LysR substrate-binding domain-containing protein → MKIDLAKLKLFIEVLETGSITAGASRCHLSLAAASNRLQELEGALGVRLFERGKSGVTPTDAGLELAKHARSVLQEVDKLRNQMTPFSRGVRGRVKLLANTAALSAYLPEPLARFLSLHPEIDVDVQEMWTGEILEALHRKKADIGILADTMDTSGLHSTPLADDTLVVVGHPELMRPLSGSPTFEECIEHAMVGLSEESALYTYLQVKAAAHGKAIHYRVRMRSFEGVLRMASLGVGVSVVSSLATQHLTAKHPGLEVRALRDAWARRRLILCTHHAAGAAPGYVQPLIDYLIDAGQQG, encoded by the coding sequence ATGAAAATCGATCTCGCCAAACTCAAGCTGTTCATCGAAGTGCTCGAAACGGGATCGATCACCGCGGGGGCGAGCCGGTGCCACCTGTCACTGGCTGCTGCAAGCAACAGGCTGCAGGAACTTGAGGGTGCCTTGGGTGTGCGGCTCTTCGAACGCGGCAAGAGCGGCGTTACGCCCACCGATGCGGGGCTTGAACTGGCCAAGCACGCACGCAGTGTTCTGCAGGAGGTAGACAAGCTGCGCAACCAGATGACGCCGTTTTCGCGCGGCGTTCGTGGACGTGTGAAGCTGCTGGCAAACACCGCCGCACTGTCGGCCTACCTGCCGGAACCGCTCGCGCGCTTCCTGAGCCTGCACCCCGAGATCGATGTCGACGTTCAGGAGATGTGGACCGGCGAGATTCTGGAGGCGTTGCACCGCAAGAAAGCGGACATCGGCATCCTGGCCGACACCATGGACACCTCGGGGCTGCACAGCACTCCCCTGGCGGATGACACCCTTGTGGTCGTCGGACACCCTGAACTCATGCGGCCCCTGAGCGGGTCGCCCACGTTTGAGGAGTGCATCGAACACGCGATGGTGGGTCTGTCGGAAGAGAGTGCGCTCTACACCTACCTGCAGGTCAAGGCCGCAGCGCACGGAAAGGCGATCCACTACCGGGTGCGCATGCGGTCTTTCGAGGGGGTGTTGCGAATGGCTTCACTCGGCGTGGGTGTGTCGGTGGTATCCAGTCTGGCCACGCAACACCTCACAGCCAAACACCCCGGGCTGGAGGTTCGCGCACTGCGTGATGCCTGGGCGAGACGGCGGCTCATCCTCTGCACGCACCACGCGGCGGGCGCGGCGCCCGGCTATGTGCAACCCCTCATTGACTACCTCATCGACGCCGGGCAGCAAGGTTGA